In the genome of Podospora pseudocomata strain CBS 415.72m chromosome 2 map unlocalized CBS415.72m_2.2, whole genome shotgun sequence, one region contains:
- the VAC8 gene encoding Vacuolar protein 8 (EggNog:ENOG503NU9V; COG:U; BUSCO:EOG09261JUE): MGVCNSTCCGGKSRDGLYENVLADNEREAVADLLQYLENRGETDFFSGEPLRALSTLVFSDNIDLQRSASLTFAEITERDVRAVDRDTLGPILFLLENSDIEVQRAASAALGNLAVNSDNKVLIVQLGGLQPLIRQMMSPNVEVQCNAVGCITNLATHEDNKAKIARSGALGPLTRLAKSKDMRVQRNATGALLNMTHSDENRQQLVNAGAIPVLVQLLSSADVDVQYYCTTALSNIAVDAANRRKLAQSETRLVQSLVHLMDSSSPKVQCQAALALRNLASDEKYQLEIVRTNGLGALLRLLQSSYLPLILSAVACIRNISIHPSNESPIIEAGFLKPLVDLLGSTDNEEIQCHAISTLRNLAASSDRNKSLVLEAGAVQKCKQLVLEVPVTVQSEMTAAIAVLALSDELKTHLLELGVFEVLIPLTKSPSIEVQGNSAAALGNLSSKVGDYSIFIQSWTDPCDGIHGYLSGFLASGDATFQHIAIWTLLQLLESEDKKLIGLIGKSTDIMEMMKQIANRQVESDNELEDDDEGEVISLAQRCLELLGQGASKSHIEG; encoded by the exons ATGGGTGTCTGTAATTCTACTTGCTGTGGAG GCAAATCCCGCGATGGGCTATACGAAAATGTCCTCGCCGACAACGAAAGGGAGGCCGTAGCCGACCTTCTTCAATACCTTGAAAAC CGTGGAGAGACCGATTTCTTCTCCGGTGAACCTCTTCGAGCTCTGAGCACTCTCGTCTTCTCAGACAACATCGACCTGCAACGAAGCGCGAGTTTGACATTCGCCGAGATCACAGAACGAG ACGTACGAGCCGTCGACCGCGACACCCTCGGGCCTATTCTCTTCCTTCTGGAGAACTCGGACATCGAGGTACAACGAGCGGCTAGTGCCGCGCTGGGAAATCTTGCCGTCAACT CGGATAACAAGGTTCTGATTGTTCAGCTTGGTGGTCTCCAACCCCTTATCCGGCAAATGATGTCGCCAAACGTCGAGGTTCAGTGCAACGCCGTCGGGTGTATCACCAATTTGGCTACCCATGAGGATAACAAGGCTAAGATCGCACGGTCTGGTGCCCTTGGTCCATTGACACGCCTTGCCAAATCGAAGGATATGAGGGTACAGAGGAATGCCACCGGGGCTTTGCTCAATATGACACATTCCG ACGAAAACCGGCAACAACTAGTGAATGCTGGTGCCATCCCCGTCCTCGTCCAGCTTCTTTCCTCGGCCGACGTGGACGTCCAATATTATTGCACGACAGCCTTGAGCAATATTGCTGTCGATGCTGCCAACAGGCGGAAGTTGGCGCAGTCCGAGACCAGGCTTGTGCAGTCTTTGGTACACTTGATGGATTCATCATCGCCAAAGGTACAATGCCAAGCCGCCCTGGCACTTCGAAATCTCGCCTCGGACGAAAAGTACCAGCTCGAAATCGTCCGCACCAACGGTCTTGGGGCTCTCCTCCGTCTACTTCAATCTTCTTACCTGCCTTTAATCTTGTCCGCAGTCGCATGCATACGCAATATCTCCATCCATCCTTCAAACGAGTCGCCAATTATCGAAGCCGGATTTCTCAAGCCACTGGTTGACCTCCTCGGTTCTACTGATAACGAGGAGATCCAGTGCCATGCGATCTCAACGCTTCGAAATCTTGCCGCAAGCTCTGACCGTAACAAGTCGCTCGTGCTCGAGGCGGGTGCCGTACAGAAGTGCAAGCAGCTTGTACTCGAGGTTCCTGTAACGGTTCAATCCGAGATGACGGCTGCTATTGCTGTTCTCGCCCTGAGTGACGAGCTCAAGACACATCTGCTGGAGCTTGGCGTCTTTGAGGTTTTGATTCCACTCACAAAGTCACCCAGCATTGAGGTTCAAGGAAACAGTGCTGCCGCCCTGGGCAACCTGTCATCCAAAG TGGGCGATTATTCGATATTCATCCAGAGCTGGACAGATCCTTGCGACGGCATTCACGGCTACCTCAGCGGGTTTCTCGCCAGCGGAGATGCCACCTTTCAGCACATCGCGATCTGGACGCTGCTTCAGCTTCTTGAATCCGAGGATAAGAAGCTTATTGGGCTCATTGGCAAGTCCACGGATATCATGGAAATGATGAAGCAGATTGCCAACCGACAGGTCGAGTCGGACAACGAACtcgaagacgacgatgaaggcgAGGTTATCAGTCTCGCTCAGCGCTGcttggagttgttgggtCAGGGTGCGTCGAAGAGTCATATTGAGGGTTGA